The Halovivax ruber XH-70 genome includes the window CCGTTGGTCCAGCAGCCCAGACGAGCGTCCGCGAGGCCGCCCGCGTCATGGGATTCGGCCAGGACGAGTATCGCGATCGCGTGACGAGCGAGGTCGTCACGACCGCCCGCGACGCCACCTTCGCCAGTTTACTCGAGGTCACCGTCGCCGACCGCGAGGCGTTCGACGACTGGCGAGCAACGTACGATGGCGACGTGCAGGTCAACGGGCACGAGGCTGTCGACAACGTCGTCTGGCACGCCGGCCCCACCGACCAGGCTGTCGCCGCGACCTTCCAGGACGAGCCCGACGCCGCCGTCGCGACGCTGCGCCGGCAGGCGTTCGGACGGATTTACCGGGAACTGTTCGAGGAGTGACCGCCGAGACGGTCCCGAACCGCCACCTTCTATCACGTCGCCCGCGTCGGAACGCCCATGAGCGATTCGGCTCCGTCCGACGACCCCCACGCCCACGACTGGCCGGTGCGCGAGTCGGCGATCGAGTACGAGACCGGCTGGTACGACGGTGGCTACGACCTCGTCACCCAGCCCGACGGCAGCGAGAAACGGTACTACTGGGCCGACCTCCCGCCCGCCGTCGTGGTCGTCGCGAACACAGGGGAGGAGATCTGCTTCGTCGAACAGTA containing:
- a CDS encoding DUF5809 family protein, with translation MERRGLFAPETIEEAREYFEAVGPAAQTSVREAARVMGFGQDEYRDRVTSEVVTTARDATFASLLEVTVADREAFDDWRATYDGDVQVNGHEAVDNVVWHAGPTDQAVAATFQDEPDAAVATLRRQAFGRIYRELFEE